The Terriglobia bacterium genomic interval ACGCTTGTGAATATAGATGATTTCGTGAATATTGGAGACCTCGCTAAATCTCATGCCCTCGATCTTGCCCGGATGTTGAACGCGGTTGAGGATCACGCAGCCGACGGCGATACTGGCCGCGTGATCCTCACCGCCCGTTCATATCTGCGCTTCGGGCTGGATCAGCGATACGTCGAGCGGCTGACCCGTGTGAAGCCGATAGGCGTCGGCGCCTTTCTGAACGATTTGGAGCAGAATCTGGCCGATCGCAAGGCTCTGTCCGGATTGTCCTTTCAATTGCTCCTCCGCGAGCGACAGAGTGAGTTGCAGAATTTGCAGAATCAGGTCGGTCATTGGGCCCCCTCGAACCCGCGCAACGCGTTACTCAGGTCGAGCAGGTTCTGGTTGAGTTGGTTGAAGGAGTCGGTCGACGGAACGTTTAATTGAGGCTGCGCGCTATCGCGCTGGCGCTCCGCGGTCGTGACGGCGCCGCGATACGTCAACCAGGCGGCGCGCGCCACGGTGTAACTGCGGACGAGCGTGTTGAATGCCGCCTTGGTGCTGTCGGGCAGAATTCCGGCCTGATAGTCGGCCCGAGCGTTGTCGATCGCGGTTTCTGCGAAGGCCGCGCTAGCCGTGGGCGGCAGTTGCAGGGAGCATTTCTGTTCATAATTGAAGATTGTTCACGTTCCGTGAACAACAATAAAACATGAACGTCAAATTTCAACTGTCTCGTACTTCAGGTACGGGATAGTTGGAACTGGCTTGCAACTCAGGTTGGCGCTATCTAACCTATTCGTACCTCAAGTAAGGGAAAGTTGGAAATGGTGCTCCATCTCGGTAGGCCGTGTTGCCTGCTTTAACCTTGGGTGTGCGTTACTTCACTGCTGCGCGGGCGCTTTTGTGCAGAGGCAGGCGGACAATGAAGGTCGAGCCCTGGTCGTCGCCGGAGCTGAGCGCCTCAACCGTGCCTCCGTGGGATTCGACCAGATGCCGGACGATGGCGAGTCCGAGCCCCAGACCTCCATGCGGCCGGGTTCGAGAGGTGTCCGCCTGGCGGAACTTATCGAAGACGTGCGGCAGGAAAGCCGCCTCGATGCCGATGCCTGTGTCGTTGATGCGCACTTCGGCATGGCCCGTGTCTTCCTTCAACATGACTCCGATCCGCCCCTTGTTGGGTGTGAACTTTACGGCGTTTGCCAGGAGATTCCAGAACACCTGCTGCAGGCGGTCCGCATCGCCTGAAAGCCCGCCGGACAGCGATTCGAATCGCGTTTCGATACGAATGCCTTTGGCCTGGCTCGCGGGGCTGACTGTCTCAACGGCAGCGTGAATAATCACTGGAAGATCGACAGGCTCGATATTCAATCGCAACTTTCCGTTGAGGGCGCGCGACACGTCCAGAAGATCATCGACGATCCTGGCTTGAGTTTTTGCATTCCGCTCGATGAGCTCCAGCGCCTTGGTGACGACGGCCGGGTCCTGCGGTTCGGTGCGCATCATGTAAACGCCGCCCAGAATCGGCGTCAATGGAGTCCGCAATTCATGCGACACGATGGCGACGAACTCATCCTTCAAACGATTTGCCAGTTGCATCTCGTGGAACATTCGCGCGTTCTCGAGTGCCAGTCCCGCCCGCCTGCCCAGCTCGTCAAAGAGATGAAGATCCTCGTCATCGAATGCTCCCGGCTTTGCGCAACTGACCGCGAGCGCCCCGCAGACCTCATTCCCGGCGATGATGGGCGAAATCACGCGCGAAACCGGCGAGGCGGTGATGCAGGATTCGCCCGTGGCCAGCACACTGTTCACTTCGGCGTCCAGCGGGCCGGCTGGTGCGAGTGGCAGTTTACAAGCCGTAGCGATGCGGCGTACCTGGCCGCCTTCCCGTAAAAAAACGACACAGGTATCCGCGAGTTTCGCCGCGATGAATTCCGCGACCTCCGGCAACGTCTTTTCGCACTCCAGAGAAGCGGCCAGGATTTTGCTGCATTCGGCAATCGAGCGGACCCGTTCCTCCGCCCGCCGCCTTTCGGAAAGATCCATGGCGAGACAGAGAGTTTCAAGCGCTTCCGGCGCGGCGTTTATGGCCACCCCGGTCATCAGTGCCGGGACACGGCTTCCGTCTTTTCTGAAAAACTCCTTTTCGTAGGGCGCAAAAACGCCCGCCGCCTCAAGTTCGCTGCGGGCTTCGGCATCGGCCGCGTCGCATTCCGGGGGAGTCATCTGGTGCCAGTTCAGCTGCCGTGTGACGAGGTCGGTGCGGCTATGGCCCACCATCCTGAGGAAAACATCGTTCGCTTCGGTGACGACGCCGCCTTCGACGACGATGACCCCGATGATGTTCGAGTCGATGATCCGGCGAAAGCGCTCCTCGCTTGCCCGAAGCGCTTCTTCCATTCGATGACGGGAGGTGATGTCCCGCGAGATCATGGTCAGGCCGCCGCTCTCGCTGGGATACGCCTGATGCTCGAACCAGCGGTTGATCCCGGTGTGAAAATGCTCGAACCGCCGCGCCGCCGCGTCGCTGAAAGCAGCCTTGATTTTGGCCTGGAATTGGTCGTCGCGGGCTTCGAGCAGCTGCGCCGCTTTCTCGTTCACGAAGGCAACTTCTCCGCCGGCCCCGAATACGCCTACGCCATCGTTGATTTTCCCGAGCACATCCGCGAGGTTTGGGAAAGATGACATGGAGCCACGCACTATATTGGCGTGATTCGAATTTCGCAATTGGAATGTGTTATCTTACTCGACTCCATGAAGTGGGAAAACAAG includes:
- a CDS encoding ATP-binding protein — protein: MSSFPNLADVLGKINDGVGVFGAGGEVAFVNEKAAQLLEARDDQFQAKIKAAFSDAAARRFEHFHTGINRWFEHQAYPSESGGLTMISRDITSRHRMEEALRASEERFRRIIDSNIIGVIVVEGGVVTEANDVFLRMVGHSRTDLVTRQLNWHQMTPPECDAADAEARSELEAAGVFAPYEKEFFRKDGSRVPALMTGVAINAAPEALETLCLAMDLSERRRAEERVRSIAECSKILAASLECEKTLPEVAEFIAAKLADTCVVFLREGGQVRRIATACKLPLAPAGPLDAEVNSVLATGESCITASPVSRVISPIIAGNEVCGALAVSCAKPGAFDDEDLHLFDELGRRAGLALENARMFHEMQLANRLKDEFVAIVSHELRTPLTPILGGVYMMRTEPQDPAVVTKALELIERNAKTQARIVDDLLDVSRALNGKLRLNIEPVDLPVIIHAAVETVSPASQAKGIRIETRFESLSGGLSGDADRLQQVFWNLLANAVKFTPNKGRIGVMLKEDTGHAEVRINDTGIGIEAAFLPHVFDKFRQADTSRTRPHGGLGLGLAIVRHLVESHGGTVEALSSGDDQGSTFIVRLPLHKSARAAVK